The proteins below are encoded in one region of bacterium:
- a CDS encoding cell division protein ZapA: MDQQDQQKVEVDIFGHILRLKSDADPEYASRLAAYVDEQIRKVSRQSNDPIKVVILASMNIANEVFEERRSREAEAAALEERANLLIQKLEQSL, from the coding sequence ATGGATCAACAGGACCAACAGAAGGTCGAGGTGGATATTTTCGGGCACATCTTGCGGCTCAAGAGCGATGCCGATCCGGAGTACGCCTCCCGTCTCGCGGCCTATGTGGACGAGCAGATCCGCAAGGTCTCCCGCCAGAGCAACGATCCCATCAAGGTGGTGATCCTGGCCTCGATGAACATTGCCAACGAGGTTTTCGAGGAGCGGAGGAGCCGCGAGGCCGAGGCTGCCGCTCTGGAGGAGCGCGCCAACCTACTGATTCAAAAGCTCGAACAGTCCCTCTAG
- a CDS encoding 5-formyltetrahydrofolate cyclo-ligase produces MKDASRADPGEEKEAWRRRMRELRESLSPERHEILSQCLCRRLDVLLASLNVRRVGVYWAVRGEADLSSLWKGVSSAGRVYFFPRVSGDSLTFHRVRDPRQELRPDAFGIPAPPDDAPPSDPSALDAVVAPGLAFDLFGGRLGQGAGFYDRFLGGLNAPPAMIGVGFGFQLTWGERLPLHAGDVLMNWVLTDREAVRCLPFTYSRSEK; encoded by the coding sequence TTGAAGGACGCCTCGAGGGCGGACCCCGGCGAGGAGAAAGAGGCTTGGCGCCGCAGGATGCGGGAGCTTCGCGAGTCTCTTTCCCCGGAACGGCATGAAATCCTGAGCCAGTGCCTGTGCCGGCGGCTGGATGTGCTTCTCGCCAGTCTCAATGTCCGCAGAGTGGGAGTGTACTGGGCGGTCAGGGGTGAAGCCGATCTTTCCTCCTTGTGGAAAGGGGTTTCCTCTGCCGGGCGGGTGTATTTTTTCCCCCGTGTATCGGGAGACAGCCTCACCTTTCACCGGGTGCGGGACCCTCGTCAGGAACTCCGGCCAGATGCCTTTGGCATTCCCGCCCCGCCGGACGATGCTCCTCCTTCAGATCCTTCCGCGCTAGATGCTGTGGTGGCCCCGGGCCTGGCCTTCGATCTGTTTGGCGGTCGGCTGGGCCAAGGGGCGGGCTTCTACGACCGCTTTTTGGGGGGGCTGAATGCGCCGCCGGCCATGATTGGGGTGGGCTTTGGCTTTCAGCTCACCTGGGGTGAAAGACTCCCCCTGCACGCCGGGGATGTCTTGATGAACTGGGTGCTTACTGACCGGGAGGCGGTTCGGTGCCTGCCGTTTACATACTCTAGGAGTGAGAAATGA